A portion of the Choristoneura fumiferana chromosome 6, NRCan_CFum_1, whole genome shotgun sequence genome contains these proteins:
- the ect gene encoding ectodermal: MRSLFLLAALCCLVLSTTGSPIARSEEAQEKEVGRQAAAAAAPAAPAASADDDDDDDDDDDDDDVDLDDALTGDDDDDDDDDEADDDDEADDDDDDDYLERFFDDILGDDEDDDDDEPSPVQSVVAPADTVAAVPAAPAAAASEEVAAAAEEAGEAESEAAADGEEPEAGQKEPASAEVEAVAPVEEVAAASDDTDDDDEEDDIADALDPEDDDDDEEEDDDDDDDDDEDITDALGRKVAGKQARSVEPEPVKKPTTVPAVYIVKYNRFVDNILEKMNDILRRSYDPVSVKLQPIDATKKSTKPKKNKTKSKKRKSSNKKKNAARAGNAEKTSDKIASNDTEKINNIDKPINDKPVEKIQNAAEGRALKSENGKAKPTPKPKPPTKTTKPKTKPPSKPSTNKKPVPTKNKTKTTVSKSKPRAKGTLYGLSSLRRTGDVAVSIMSDHTTVKSNFAVGPLILRVEKEVGRGAKKELKSATATTAEMTGKITLRVNNQGVATLHSIKVLQPKQVRVDSNHERTRELVWRRSARIAHVVSEKLMTVSKPMFFHQSVTKE, from the exons ATGAGGTCGTTGTTCTTGTTAGCGGCGCTCTGCTGCTTAGTGTTGTCAACGACGGGCAGTCCCATCGCGCGATCTGAGGAGGCGCAGGAGAAGGAGGTTGGAAGGCAGGCGGCTGCTGCAGCGGCGCCGGCCGCGCCTGCCGCTTCTGctgacgacgatgatgatgacgatgacgacgacgatgacgatgatgtgGACCTAGACGACGCGCTGACGG GCGATGATGACGAcgatgacgacgacgacgaagctgatgatgatgatgaggctgatgacgacgacgatgatgattatTTGGAAAGATTCTTCGATGACATCTTAGGAG ATGACGAAGATGACGACGACGATGAACCATCACCGGTGCAGTCAGTCGTTGCTCCTGCCGACACTGTGGCTGCCGTGCCCGCCGCACCAGCCGCCGCCGCCTCAGAGGAAGTTGCCGCTGCTGCTGAAGAAGCAGGAGAAGCTGAATCGGAAGCAGCCGCTGATGGTGAAGAACCAGAAGCCGGTCAAAAAGAGCCTGCCAGCGCAGAAGTTGAAGCCGTCGCACCCGTTGAAGAGGTAGCTGCCGCTTCTGATGACaccgatgacgatgatgaagaaGATGACATTGCTGACGCACTCGACCCTGAAGATGACGAcgatgatgaagaagaagacgatgacgacgacgacgacgacgatgaAGACATCACTGACGCACTCGGCAGAAAGGTCGCTGGCAAACAAGCAC GTTCAGTAGAGCCAGAACCGGTGAAGAAACCGACGACCGTCCCAGCAGTCTACATTGTCAAGTACAATCGCTTCGTAGACAATATCTTGGAGAAGATGAATGACATCCTGCGACGCTCTTACGACCCAGTCAGTGTGAAGCTGCAGCCAATTGATGCAACCAAGAAGAGCACAAAGCCTAAGAAGAACAAGACTAAATCGAAGAAGAG GAAATCATCCAACAAGAAAAAGAACGCAGCTCGTGCTGGTAACGCTGAAAAGACGAGCGACAAAATTGCATCCAATGATACGGAAAAAATTAACAATATTGACAAACCAATCAACGATAAGCCTGTAGAGAAAATTCAGAATGCCGCAGAAGGCAGGGCGTTGAAATCAGAGAACGGAAAAGCAAAACCAACTCCCAAGCCGAAACCTCCAACTAAAACTACAAAGCCTAAAACAAAACCTCCATCGAAGCCTAGCACTAATAAAAAACCAGTGCCCACTAAGAATAAGACTAAGACAACCGTTTCCAAGAGCAAACCTAGGGCAAAGGGGACCTTGTATGGGCTGTCGTCATTGAGGAGAACAGGGGACGTTGCTGTTAGCATTATGTCCGATCATACTACCGTGAAGAGTAACTTTGCCGTTGGGCCACTAATCCTGCGAGTTGAAAAGGAG GTCGGGCGTGGAGCTAAGAAAGAGCTGAAGTCGGCAACAGCTACAACAGCAGAGATGACAGGGAAGATCACTTTGAGAGTAAATAACCAGGGAGTCGCCACACTGCATTCTATCAAAGTATTACAGCCCAAACAG GTACGCGTGGATAGCAATCATGAGCGCACAAGAGAATTAGTTTGGCGCCGCAGTGCAAGAATCGCTCACGTAGTTTCAGAAAAACTGATGACCGTCTCCAAACCCATGTTCTTCCATCAAAGTGTGACCAAAGAGTAA